ccatcatacaagtgtttgcagcttctttatcacttgtttcatcatttgataaAGAGTCGCTGTCACTCCATGTTgctgccattgcctttttgcttttatcctttctaaaattgtttttcttcttcaatgtaggacactttggcttaatgtggcctggtttgttacactcataacaaactatttcacttgaatgatttggagtctttggagcatatttctttgtgaacttcttgtatttgcttccaccttttctaaatgctcttttgaatcttttgactatcatagccatatcttcatcatcatcacttgaagcacttgaatcatcactcgAACTAGCTTTAAAAgcaacacttttctttttctcatttaCCTTTTCAGATATGAAAgctatacctttctttttcttttgatcaccttcattctcatctttcttatagatcatctcataagcaatgagagaaccaattagctcatcataggtgtattttctgaaatccttggtgtcttgaataacagtagtctttgcttcccatgactttggaagagaccttagaattttctttacaagttcttgttcctcaaatctctttccaagagctttaagaagattgacaagatctgtaaatctggtactaatttcagcaataatttcaccaggtttcatctcaaataactcataatcacggatgaggaggtttgcctttgactctttcaccacatcagttccttcatatgtgacttctagtttgtcccatatttcttttgcagtttgacatcctgaaatacgattatactcattaatatcaagagcacaatgaagaatgttaatagccttggcatttgtagaaattttcttccaatcattatcatcaaattcaacttcagctttaggaatttgtacagttccttcactggttttataaggaatataaggaccatctttaattatcctccaagcatcaatgtcaacagattgtataaagtttctcattctagttttccaaaaggagtaatttgtgccattaaaaagtggtggtctagtgatggaataaccttcagctaagggggcaggtataccagctgagtttctagatgaactagccatgtgtatggatcactctaaggggtttaatcctcaagcaagagagacaagctctgataccaaattgatgtcccaaaatatgtccaagaggggggtgaattggactttaaaaataattttcggttcttgctcaaaacctttgaaaattgcagctaggttcaactcaattgactaatgtgaaatatgaacaatacagctctattgacaagttgattcaaagttaaGCTATATGCAATCGATATCGATCTAACAACTTATATCAAGATTCACAGAGATATCGATGTCTGGATAAGTTTTTAACATAGCAACCAGAGCAGTATACCAGGTATATTAACTGACAGCAGATCAAACAACAAGCAGattaaatcagatatcagcagatttagcagtaaactaattttctcaGTCTGCAGCAAGGTTATCAGCAAATAATATCAACTTTCATATCACcaaaagcatatcaatcataaagttaaaatgcataaatgtaaagagcaagggttgagaaaatgaacactgaaatttttatagtggttcggctcaactagcctacatccactctctcaaagatcccactttgagtcttcacttcattattcttctcttttaaaggcaagagacaaaaagccttttacaaatcttctcaccaaagcttttacaagtagcttcacacttctaccaagtgttatctcaAACACTTTatcacaatcaagcttcaataggtgcttgaatgacctctcataaatgatgataatgtgtttaaaactcactcttactcaatacaacagaatctataaagaagagttgagtagatAAGCCAATaatgagcaataaaaacactttgagcactttgaatgaaagcttttatgattttgaacagtggagagactttcattaagttCAAAGTGGCCAaaggtaggtgtatttatagctttggaacgtttttgaccgtttgagaactcatttgaacgttacagatacgaatttcaagaaaatagccgttattttgtctttttctgcgatgttgtgcagagttgagacagttagcatacttgagaaaatagcaaaccagttaacatactaaaataagtagcaaaccagttagcataccaggaagacttttctgcataactatcaaaactataaaacttcacaccaaatcatagtcaaatactttttggccaataaagatatttaaaagaaaatcttttgagggattgaaaataagtatcattgacttctactcctcaattcttttcacaagcaatcctaaaaaataacactatatgtaccttcaagtctgattttcaatgcagccttggaaggtaaccttttcttcttttatctcctttgattcgtcctgtgttatccttagaatgtcatcctttcttcagaagCATGAATCCATCATAAAATCCTTGTGACTTTTCCTTTTGTTCTTTTAAGAAGctcaacacttaaaacaatgttagtttgattctagttgagttttggtatcatcaaaatctatgctcctttgagcttgtggggtcaacacaaACTTTTCCTTGGCAGCAATGGGGATTACATTAAGAATCTAGAGAACAGATAAATAATTGGTTTAGCATTAAGATTAGAGGATTAAAACtactttacaaaaaaaaaataattttaaaagttatcAGAAAAAACAGTTTGAAAAAAATAAAGTATTCTTGTGACTAACAATTattacatttaattttaaattatttttttaatattatttaactaatatacttaaaaataaatttttctcaacaaccgtTCTAACAATAATGTCAAACAGGCCCTAATTCGCAGTTCAAGTGTATATATCAACGAGACTGGTAGCAACTTCAATTCCTAAAAGGTGCTAAGTTGCAAAGACCTCATTATGTAACACTAAATATTCTTTGCTGGCTGCAAATCAGCGAGAATGGCATATATAGTAGACCAATAGTAGACTCTTCAATGTTGCACCATCAGGTTTCACCCTTTCTTATAGCATTTGCTTAGTTGCTTCAATCGCAAGAACATTATGAATGCACCCAAAGAGCTGTTATCTTTGTTGAAGTTCTTGTAAAGACTCCAAAACTAAGGTCAACATGATTGCAATTTGCATACATGTCAATCAATGAAGTCGTATCCTTTTATGCTCCAACAGAGTGTGAAGCCACTTCTAATATCTCCATTCAAAGGTACCTATTTATCAAAGAAGTCCAACTAAGCACGCCCTTTTATCCTCCTGTCAAATTCCATTGATCATAGTATTCCAGGAGACCACAATCCTCTCACAGTTCATGAATGTTTCCAGCAAAGATTTATGCGCATAGGTGTGCGAACCAACCATGGACACCACAGCCTGAGTCTGCCCATGAATTAAACACTCCAACAAATTCAAGCAACGATAACAAGTTATGTATAGTTGTCCAGGAGGCAATATCCTGATTGAAGCATGTCAACAAGCATATTTAGTCAACTAGGATTGCTCAATCACAAATTCCAGTTTCAATTCCATGATCCAACCAACAAACCTTTTTTTTGTCCCTAGCTTCATAATATATATCTAGGAACAAAGGTTAATTTATGGGTGATCACTGGTCAGTGGGCATAAGTGCCGCAATAAGGACAGAGTCGGGGCTGCTCGGTGGGCATCTGGTAGCGGCAAAGCGGACAAAGGTGGCTGGACAAAAGCCACTTAACAATGCAATCTTCATGATAAAGGTGGGAGCATGGCAGCTCAATCAGATCATCATCCTCTTCAAGCTCTTCCAAGCAAACAACACAAGTGACTCCAGGGTCATGAGAACCCTGATGAAACCTTAGTCTTGTTAACCCATCAATGGATGCTTTGGAAGCAGGGATGGTTCCAACGTCTTCCATCAACGGATCGCTAACATAATCATCATTAGCATCATCATCATAAGCAACTACTTGTTGATGGACCTGTGCTATGTATATGTCGGCAAAAATCGAGGCGTCGGTGCCACTACAAGCTCTCCTAACCTCAGAGCAAACTTGATTGACAACGTTTGGTGGGATTCCCATGGCAGCCATGATCTCACATTCAGGTCCTTCTGCCGATTCTCCACAATCGCTGGCGGGCACATGGACAAATCTTTGCTCTCTGGGAACAGGCAATTCGGATAGACGGACATTAAGCGACCGCTCGTACCTCTGATAGATATCGAACCTGTGGAAAATCAGCGTTATCATTGCCGGTCTGGAAAATCGGTCATTGTCTTGATTTTCCGGAGGAGAACTAAGGGAGACACGGTATCTATAATGGGTTGGATGCGGAATTTCGAATAAAGAAGAGGAGAATAAGGTTGACATTGTTTTTCTTGGGCAGTTGGAAGAAATTTGTTGATCGTTTTCAGTGGAGTGCATATATATAGGAGAGTATTAGGCAGTAGGCGGTCCCTAGTTCAAAATTGATTGGGTTAAGGATTCTGAAATCCTAATATCATCAGGATAGTCGGATACCACCAATtaagggtgagcagatttcggttcaaatcgaaaaattgaaccgaatcgaGTCAATTTGTTTCAATTaattcgattttaaaatttaatcggttcggttcgattttatattatataaatttctattattttggttcggtttgaagagaaaaaaatcagttaaattgaaccgaaccgaaccgaatattAGTTTATATgttcaaatcaaatcaaataaaaccaaatcgatttttgaattgatttatttttatggaaaatttataaatcatatttaattttatatatattaattgtttaatttcattgattaatggttattaggttcaaaccaaagtcaaaattagatcaaataatttgaaaatcaaatccaaattaaaaatcaaaactgaTCAGTTTAAATCCAACCGAACCAAAATAGAGCAATTctattcgattcaatttttcacctattttgatttgattcgatttctaaaatacataatttaatttttataatttaattcgattcggttcgaactgaatgctcacccctaccACCAATTGATTCAGAAATCCTTATTTGAATTGAGGATTAAAGTTGGCATTTGGTTTTATTACAACTAGTATAACACGCACACTATGTAtgggtaatttataatttttatttttaatttactttttaattatattttaaataagataaattatttctattaaattaattttaaattaaaatttctttcttatttaatttgattttaaaaatttttatctattatgacaataaatttttaattaatttatgatataattaatgaaaataaatattaaatttttatatatatattaatagtaaTTTCCATTATTATTTcgcttaaaatgtaataaaagtattttattcaaaaaataatttaaattttataagatatttatatttataatttaaattttataagatatttatattttatcttataatttatataaatccatatttatttttttgtaaattatagaaaatacattatattaataagaaaacaatattattttaaaaatataaaaatacaatattttttgttattaatataataaaaaatattaaattactaataatgaattaaattttttaattttaataataatgaaaatatatgttatacaatattttttgttattaatctaataaaatatatcaaactattaataatgaattaaattatttaattttagtaataatgaaaatatataacatttttattagttaaaaataacattttattgtattattttttaaaaaatactctatttaagtataatttttttattaatttgatatgttatcaatttaaataaatttataatataaaataaatacatttcataaatattaaattttaaaatatcatattttctattaatataataaatattaaaaatacatattattttttaaaatacaaattccataatttaaatattgtaattttaatttttttttaatcatctttatttataattaaatttttcatgcaatcatatttataatttatctttgaAATTCTACTTGTATgtaaaaatatagttgagagataatttatgcataaaaatatagatatttaattaaaatttaaaaataattcttttaaaaattaataataataaaatgtagataatcaaaatattagttaaaattgtattcaatatataattataatgaaataaaatattgaaaagtttaagaaatattaaataaaaattttataaaaaataataattaaataaatattaattaaatatatttaaataaataaattttgagaatgataattaataattttttaaaggaataataaaAAATAGTACAAATCAAAAAAAGATTTGAGAGCATTTAGGTGAAATAAAAATACTTGATGAGAGGAGAGTATTTAATATATATCAAATGTCtcatatgatatattatataaacaaatgaaaaccatttaaataaaaaattaatttataattaaatattatttaatttaaaaacagTAACAAaagcttttaaatttaatttttataataataaaatattttatatttacttAGTCATTTTAATTAATGGCCATAAGTTGaccataatgataataataataataagcgttaattaattttaagaaagtgaaataaaaataatattaaaatattaacataaaaaataatgcataacaattataaataagtcaaatttctatattttatttttataatttttatatagattatactttttatctcttaaatttttttaataaagatttcaaaataaaaataataaaaaatataataatataataaaattatttattgaagatatgaaataatttaaggttaattaaattatatgattgttgattatgagatcacaaattaatagtcaatttttttaaaattaatggtTATCaataacttattattattattattattattattattattattattattattattattattattattattattattattattattattattattattattattattattattattacagagGGTAACATGTGACAAATAAtgtttttacataaataaatttataaaaaaatataaataatttttaaatattatatttaattacaaaatatcttaatttttaaaaattaaatttcaaagaaaataataatttaagtaataaatgttaaagtagtattgtaaataataataataattaaaaaagaaattaaaaaaattaactaataatTTGTATGAAGAAGAGCATTTATAAAAAGTAACACGTGGTAAACTTTTCAAGGAAAGTGTCACGAGTCATCTACTTGGGAATACCactctgctttatatatatatatatagattttctGAAGATCGGTCTAATATAATTAGGATTTGCATTAAATGACGATTTTATAAGTATTAAGTTAACATTAACAATTTACTCTTATTATACATGGGTGGCTTAAAATAGTAGATTTTACATTATTGTTAGTGTATTACTCAAAAATATGTATTCTTTCAATTCATCAATAAATACTGAGCATCCATTAGAGCTAATCATGGGTACTATTTTTGGTCTTTCATTAAACAGTAGATAGATTTTAAGTTCGAGTCTCTGAATCTCCCCatctatatatattttaatattattcacCCTTATGATAGAGATTAGAAAAGACCTTTTATTGTATAACTTATTAATTATTACTCAATTTATTATGTCtctattgaataaaaaaaatcgacatccattatattattttttttattgttttggcatcAAACAAAATATGATATTTAATTTGAAAAGTAAGTTAATCTTGAAATAAAATGTTCTTGTCATCATAtgctaaaaactagttaaaatatatagttattgtaacacccctcacccgtctactgtgtagccgagcaagacatgtcacactcggtgtcggagcaccctatcttatcttatcttactttattcttttaataatttgttctcgttataatttaatatcaattatttttttaaggagaaaccagcggagtttcccctattttattatcgtttgcgtatttcactatttacctgtttaaaaatctcaacaatattttctatataataatccatccatactcatatcaacatttcaaaaatcattatgtaattcaaatccatactcatttgtacaaattcattcatgcttattacatatatcaaaattttcaatttcattagtttacataatttacaaactaattgcataaattcataatttacatcaggtgcatattacatacaatttcctaattttcattacaatataataaataattataatgcacaaattacataatatgactaatgtgagccctatctacatacattgctgaggagatgacaaccttgaatacttcagacacttctgcagatctgaactctaaAAATCCCAGTCAATTGTCCACTGgattttaacttcagtacctgtgcgaaggaaacaatccatcacgctaagcattgctgtttaatggtgcaataatataacaagaaaataatatacaaataaagaaagaaatgaattatactttggatactctggaatttaatttaatttaatataatacttctaatatcaactatctttcgttctaatttattcctcttaagaagtattttattcctaaattcacagtagtaaTATACAATCCTCAAAAATTCTAAGAATATTATTATTCTtaactttatattattataaaaagaaaataagcacatttgtaatgcttatttaagttatatctcttttgcaaatattttttttaataatttcatttaatactttctaggttatcgcagattatttcataataattaaattttaatatctctccaattcatttcaattctttctactaaataactaatctaatttatttcaaatattcttactcttttatttaattgctaatttttcagttgctattattcttaactcatttcaataaatttcactgcccaagtaacctataacaggctgactaaactggataacgggtcgttggcactggataccgcgatacctcgggccatcatactatGTGATGTGaaatgcggaacgtcaaccaagtatgcagtcagaatggctaaaaagccatgataacatatcagtatggctaaaagccatgataacatataatcgggcataaaagctataagccatgaatacaggcataaagccttatgcagtactgctaaaacaataccctattggcatgccaatctatccaatctggcaCACGTGTCTAGATAATATATGGGTACATTAGTACCTttaagggttcataagtatcattttttcactatatgttccaattataatttataacatttcaattttaattactaGCAGAAGTGTAAATatctaaaatacaattctacctaaattatgcattcatcattttattcattcattatgtcatcatatttatcacaatttataacaattattttcaagtgtaattgtactcaaagcattttttccttatcttttctccaataatgagaactaaagtctcattcatatatttatttattcattacactatgtatataaattatcattcatatttcaagtaatccatgaacatttcatggatctcaaatttaactaaatttttcttaaatcctagggtcactcaacttcaagaatttaaattcattaatcacattatctatattaaccatcctaataatttttctaatttagtataccatttcctatatcattggggttactattcatttgactatttcctttcaaatgttgactttttaatttataataggtTTGTTAaatctaagttcaccaagatactaaattttacattttatttttgttggcattgattgccaaactcaattcctagcctcctaggttttatttcaaatttttagaatgtgaggtccaaattcactgttccattgaacCTTATTACAGTAAAAAATTgataaactttcttcatgaaagttgttcgttattgtgtcttctttaattccctttttgaatcacttcatttgaagttttttaactcaagttatgaccaaattaccataactggccggattagtccctacgcagaatttttgggcaaaactgattctggCAGGTTAAGGGTCCTAACTTTGGCTAGCattttggatgggttatggtcagaatttgggcttgtgttcttcataaaagttgttctaaattgtctaaattttttattgatataaattttaggtcaattagacctttctacattgagttatgaccaaatgaattaatactgttcatttggtcattttgcccaggtagaatatgTGTTACCCAGATTTGATCAATTTTTAAGTCAGTCTATTatgattttctgggcagggtttcttcattaaagttgtgccattatgtatcaaatttcattttcaattggcccagcaccaattgaatctacacaactcaagttatagctgcccaaacctgctggactcacatccagccctgcaggtcaccaaaggcagcatatctaacctcaattccattggcacaaatcacttcaatcCCTCATCAaaaatagccaaatggtcactaattgactattacaactttaatttatgtTCAATTGCATCAACCCCCAAGTTtgagtttcaaaaccctaaccttaaTTGACCAAAGCCTTCAAGTCATGCATCTTACTTCTAATTAttgtactaatcatataattcatACTAGGGCcaactaatatgtcactttaaatcaagaaattcacctaaccctaactcatgtcaaggctagccgaaatttcatggaacataatcatgcatattttattcatttttcatcaagttttcaacttaacttaacttaaattcatgcttagaagGAAGTAAGagtaaagaatatggcactaacctctttgctgattttctaagcttgttcacacctcactttctttcactttctcttcttctaattgttgcccaagtcttgctctagtggtaagggtaatttttagtgaagggaggatgaggttttatggtggttTTGGGTGGAAAGCAAGCTTGGGATCaaggcttccatggaggttttctctctCAACAATTTTGGCTAGCTGAACAAATAAGGAAGACAAcagaattttagttaatttttatgtctttttaaTGGTTTTATAAGTATGTGTCTAAATGggattggttgggagattttaattgcatcatgcttaggtcatatctatgtcataaatctaatttaatttcatttttcttttctttccttttctactcatttttaattaaatatttagaaatatttattcacattttatgtcatataaatttatttacttaattggacaagttggtcaaaaatcatctctgaagacgaaatgaccaaaatgcccttcgttttgcttaacaaattaaaattgtctgtaccgattaataaaattctcctaaccttttcttggcattctaatgctacctagggcgccgtaactcttctctggcatcccagaaattatttcactgggtttccctcgggtttagggctactagctgtgaagataGTAACtttccgttaggtcacccatcaccagagcaccggctcatttaactttgttgtatttcatagcttaaatttttctaaattttttcttaccgttatttaggttatttatgactccttactctagtttacatatagttccagacattccgactgtccagaccgacattaatcaccggaacagtcgaatgcacggactagctaaagtgagggtgttacagttataaACAAACCA
Above is a genomic segment from Hevea brasiliensis isolate MT/VB/25A 57/8 chromosome 17, ASM3005281v1, whole genome shotgun sequence containing:
- the LOC110640073 gene encoding uncharacterized protein LOC110640073, whose product is MSTLFSSSLFEIPHPTHYRYRVSLSSPPENQDNDRFSRPAMITLIFHRFDIYQRYERSLNVRLSELPVPREQRFVHVPASDCGESAEGPECEIMAAMGIPPNVVNQVCSEVRRACSGTDASIFADIYIAQVHQQVVAYDDDANDDYVSDPLMEDVGTIPASKASIDGLTRLRFHQGSHDPGVTCVVCLEELEEDDDLIELPCSHLYHEDCIVKWLLSSHLCPLCRYQMPTEQPRLCPYCGTYAH